A section of the Roseivirga sp. BDSF3-8 genome encodes:
- a CDS encoding SOS response-associated peptidase, whose amino-acid sequence MLERFSITSPAEVLEKRFEREMPKAYKPLYNIAPTELAPVVTNDSPKGFSFFYWGERPETGRNRRLTPKLYLAGHDTLQTKATNRNALKSRRCLVPADGFFEWKVIGKKTRIPYRIHMQDKLSFAMAGLWDEYLDEDSGEMIHTFRLITTPANKPVGMVTETMPAILTREMEDQWLKDGQEPEQYLEMLQPYPKESEMDYYTCTAMFSKKGVNGPEVLRPAPSADQHGNLTLFS is encoded by the coding sequence ATGCTGGAAAGGTTTTCAATTACATCACCTGCAGAGGTATTGGAAAAACGGTTCGAAAGAGAGATGCCAAAGGCCTACAAGCCTTTATATAATATCGCTCCAACCGAACTGGCCCCGGTGGTGACAAACGACAGCCCCAAAGGCTTCTCCTTTTTTTACTGGGGTGAAAGACCCGAAACCGGCCGTAACAGACGCCTGACGCCAAAACTCTACCTGGCAGGCCATGACACCCTGCAAACAAAAGCCACCAACCGCAATGCCCTTAAGTCCCGTCGCTGTCTGGTACCTGCAGACGGTTTTTTTGAGTGGAAGGTAATTGGCAAAAAGACACGTATCCCCTACCGTATCCACATGCAGGATAAGCTGTCCTTTGCCATGGCCGGCCTGTGGGATGAATACCTGGATGAGGACTCAGGCGAAATGATCCATACCTTTCGCCTCATAACCACCCCCGCCAACAAGCCCGTAGGTATGGTCACCGAAACCATGCCAGCCATACTTACCCGCGAGATGGAAGACCAGTGGCTGAAGGACGGCCAGGAGCCTGAACAATACCTGGAAATGTTGCAGCCATATCCGAAAGAGTCAGAAATGGACTATTACACATGTACAGCCATGTTTAGTAAAAAGGGAGTAAACGGTCCTGAGGTACTGAGACCCGCCCCTTCTGCCGACCAGCATGGGAACTTAACGCTCTTTAGTTAA
- a CDS encoding YheT family hydrolase — MKHPQENFPSYTPPAYLFNKHVQTIVPALFRRVKEIKYERERIDTPDGDFLDLDWSYTANSRQKLVIVSHGLEGDANRPYVKGMVRAFNQAGYDALAWNYRGCSGEMNRLPRFYHSGATEDLQVVLEHAIHKKRYTEVVLNGFSLGGNLTLKYLGELPLASRGDGFASAIRKAIVFSVPLDLHDCLKELSRPGNFVYSRRFLRNLKEKVRRKAVLMPEEVDASPLKDIKDLKTFDNLYTSILHGFRDAVDYYEQCSSISFLDHITVDTLIINAANDPFLGPSCYPLHELKNHPTISLEVPEQGGHCGFADSHHTGLYWSERRALQFLDQ, encoded by the coding sequence ATGAAGCACCCACAGGAGAACTTCCCCTCCTATACCCCCCCAGCCTACCTGTTCAATAAACACGTCCAGACAATCGTTCCTGCACTTTTTCGCCGTGTAAAGGAAATAAAGTATGAGCGGGAACGCATTGACACACCTGATGGAGACTTCCTGGATCTGGACTGGTCATATACAGCCAACAGCCGGCAAAAGCTTGTAATTGTGTCTCACGGACTGGAAGGTGATGCCAACCGTCCATATGTCAAAGGCATGGTCAGGGCATTTAACCAGGCCGGCTACGATGCCCTGGCCTGGAACTACCGTGGTTGTAGTGGTGAAATGAACCGCCTGCCCCGTTTCTACCACAGCGGAGCTACCGAAGACCTGCAGGTAGTACTAGAGCACGCTATCCATAAGAAAAGATATACAGAAGTGGTACTGAACGGCTTTAGTCTGGGGGGAAACCTTACCCTGAAGTACCTCGGCGAGTTGCCCCTCGCAAGCCGGGGAGATGGCTTTGCTTCAGCCATTCGCAAAGCCATTGTGTTTTCTGTGCCCCTGGACCTGCACGATTGCCTTAAAGAACTTTCCAGACCCGGTAATTTTGTATATAGTAGACGATTTCTCCGAAACCTTAAGGAAAAAGTACGGAGAAAAGCCGTCCTAATGCCGGAAGAGGTAGATGCTTCCCCACTGAAAGATATCAAAGACCTGAAAACCTTTGACAACCTGTATACTTCCATTTTGCATGGCTTTCGCGATGCAGTAGACTATTACGAGCAGTGCAGCTCTATAAGCTTTCTGGATCACATTACAGTAGATACCCTCATCATTAACGCAGCAAATGACCCCTTTTTGGGGCCATCATGCTATCCGTTACATGAATTGAAGAACCACCCCACCATAAGTCTGGAGGTGCCGGAACAAGGTGGCCACTGTGGCTTTGCTGATAGCCACCACACAGGCCTCTATTGGTCTGAACGCAGAGCGCTACAGTTTCTCGATCAGTAG